A DNA window from Arachis duranensis cultivar V14167 chromosome 3, aradu.V14167.gnm2.J7QH, whole genome shotgun sequence contains the following coding sequences:
- the LOC107480501 gene encoding probable serine/threonine-protein kinase PBL16 yields the protein MGNCLCRLESSDYRVSSNAKPDSTREENKAMKQRNDNSRLPTNPEEVENLLLRRDSAANPLIVFSYDELKIITANFRPDRVLGGGGFGSVYKGFISEELRQGLPTLPVAVKVHDGDNSHQGHREWLAEVIFLGQLSHPNLVKLIGYCCEDEHRVLIYEFMARGSVENNLFSKILLPLPWSIRMKIAFGAAKGLAFLHEAEKPVIYRDFKTSNILLDLDYNAKLSDFGLAKDGPVGDESHVSTRIMGTYGYAAPEYIMTGHLTPRSDVYSFGVVLLELLTGRKSLDKLRPAREQNLADWALPLLKEKKKLLNIIDPRLEGDYPIKGVHKAAMLAYHCLNRNPKARPLMRDIVDSLEPLQAHNEIPIQKTLTIISEVAEADLRKGKMQNH from the exons ATGGGGAATTGCTTGTGTAGGTTGGAATCTTCAGATTATAGAGTCTCTTCTAATGCAAAGCCAG ATTCAACGAGAGAGGAAAACAAGGCAATGAAACAAAGGAATGATAATAGTAGGTTACCAACAAATCCTGAGGAAGTGGAAAACCTACTATTACGCCGTGATTCAGCTGCGAATCCATTGATTGTATTCAGTTATGATGAACTAAAGATAATAACTGCAAATTTTAGGCCGGATCGTGTGTTGGGGGGTGGTGGATTTGGAAGTGTATATAAAGGGTTCATCTCTGAGGAGTTAAGGCAGGGTCTTCCTACTCTTCCTGTGGCTGTTAAGGTTCATGATGGTGATAACAGTCATCAAGGCCACAGAGAATGGTTG GCAGAAGTCATATTTTTGGGGCAGCTATCACATCCGAATCTAGTCAAATTAATTGGATACTGCTGTGAAGATGAACATAGGGTGCTAATTTATGAGTTTATGGCCCGTGGAAGTGTCGAAAACAATTTGTTCTCCA AAATATTGCTTCCATTGCCATGGTCCATAAGAATGAAGATTGCATTTGGAGCTGCAAAGGGACTTGCATTTCTTCACGAGGCAGAGAAACCTGTCATCTATCGTGATTTCAAAAcatcaaatattttattggACCTG GACTATAATGCAAAACTTTCTGACTTTGGCCTTGCTAAAGATGGACCAGTTGGAGATGAATCCCATGTTTCGACTCGCATAATGGGAACATATGGCTATGCTGCACCGGAGTACATAATGACAG GTCATTTGACCCCTAGAAGTGATGTTTACAGCTTTGGGGTTGTTCTTCTGGAACTTCTGACGGGAAGAAAATCGCTAGACAAGTTAAGGCCAGCAAGAGAACAGAACCTTGCAGATTGGGCTCTTCCTCTgctgaaggagaagaagaaacttCTAAACATCATAGATCCAAGGCTTGAAGGTGACTATCCAATAAAAGGTGTTCACAAGGCTGCAATGCTTGCTTACCATTGCTTGAACCGCAATCCAAAGGCTCGGCCACTAATGCGAGATATTGTGGACTCATTGGAGCCTTTGCAGGCACACAATGAGATCCCTATCCAAAAAACATTGACCATAATTAGTGAAGTTGCTGAAGCTGAtttaagaaaaggaaaaatgcAGAATCACTGA
- the LOC107480500 gene encoding LOW QUALITY PROTEIN: uncharacterized protein LOC107480500 (The sequence of the model RefSeq protein was modified relative to this genomic sequence to represent the inferred CDS: inserted 2 bases in 2 codons; substituted 1 base at 1 genomic stop codon) has product MEVAKLLGLPALLFLLVLCFQLIRKFVKLGKKPNLHLPPGSLGWPIVGETFEFMRESKKGNMSRFTLERMDKYDSRVFKTSFLGDPMAVFCGMAGNKFLFSNENKQVQLWWPSSIRKLLRTSLVTKIGEDAKLTRKLLLSFLSAEALRNFVPKMDSIARSHLNTHWKGKEQVIVYSTTQLYTYSLACCLFLSIEDPAHVSKFSSKFEGLVKGMLGFPVNLPGTKFHQAVKAADEIRKEIKMLVRQRKVDLEEKASASPSQDLLSHLLVTPDASGRFMPQEEIIDIMLQLLFAGHDTSRSALSSIMKYLGEMPQVYEQVLEEQLDISRGKGTGELLQWDDVQKMKYSWNVASEVMRLSPPVAGAYREATGDFTFAGYTIPKGWKLNWTTFSTHMDPAHFPNPKVFDASRFEGEGPAPYSYVPFGGGPRMCLGLEFARLEILVFMHHIVKHFKWDLVNPNEKFKYDPLLEPENGLPIRLHPRPVIMEVVKFLAFPAALTLWFLCLHFITKIVKLRKHPNLHVPPGSLGWPVVGETFSYLHAAKGRNTVRFVXERMGKYDSRVFKTSFLGEPMAVFCSPAGNKFLFTNENKDVQGWIPSSVAKLLRSSVVNKVGEDAKMARKLLLSFLSAEALRNFVPKMDTIAQLHINTHWQGKEQVVVYXTVQLYTYALAACLFLSEEESIHVSKFSSKLDEFVKGFAWFPVNLPRTKFRRSMKAADEIREEIKMRMRQSRADLEEKKPSPTQDLLSHLLVTPDASGRFMTESEIIDNLLXLLFSGHDTTRSVISSIMKYLGDLSEVYEQVLKEQLEISRGKGTGELLQWEDAQKMKYSWNVASEVMRLSPPVNTNFKEAIRDFNYAGYTIPKGWKLRWATCSTHMDPEYFPNPEAFDASRFEGEGPTAYSYVPFGGGPRMCLGIELARLEILVFMHHIVKRFKWDLVNPDEKFKHDPLLEPVKGLPVRLHPRHV; this is encoded by the exons atGGAGGTGGCCAAGCTTCTAGGCTTGCCAGCACTTTTGTTTCTCTTGGTCCTTTGTTTTCAGCTGATAAGAAAGTTTGTGAAACTGGGAAAGAAGCCAAATCTTCATCTTCCCCCTGGAAGCTTAGGATGGCCGATAGTCGGAGAAACCTTTGAGTTTATGCGCGAATCTAAGAAGGGAAACATGTCAAGGTTCACACTAGAGAGAATGGACAAATATGACTCCAGAGTGTTCAAGACTTCATTTCTTGGAGATCCAATGGCTGTGTTTTGCGGCATGGCCGGGAACAAGTTCTTGTTCAGCAATGAGAACAAACAAGTCCAATTATGGTGGCCCTCTTCAATAAGGAAGCTGTTAAGGACATCTCTGGTTACTAAGATTGGTGAAGATGCAAAGTTGACTAGAAAGTTGCTATTGAGCTTTCTTAGTGCAGAAGCACTCAGGAATTTCGTGCCCAAAATGGATAGCATTGCTCGGAGCCATTTAAACACACATTGGAAAG GAAAGGAGCAGGTGATTGTGTATTCCACAACACAGCTATACACATATTCATTGGCTTGTTGCCTATTTTTGAGCATTGAAGACCCTGCCCATGTATCAAAGTTTTCATCCAAGTTTGAAGGGCTTGTGAAAGGCATGCTTGGCTTCCCCGTCAACTTGCCCGGAACAAAATTCCATCAAGCCGTGAAAGCCGCAGACGAAATAAGGAAAGAGATTAAAATGCTTGTAAGGCAAAGGAAAGTGGATTTGGAAGAGAAGGCGTCTGCATCACCTAGCCAagaccttttgtcacatttgcTTGTCACACCTGATGCCAGTGGAAGATTCATGCCCCAAGAGGAGATCATTGACATCATGCTACAGCTGCTTTTTGCTGGCCACGACACTTCTCGGTCGGCCTTATCGTCTATCATGAAGTATCTTGGCGAAATGCCTCAAGTTTATGAACAGGTTTTGGAAG AACAACTCGACATAAGCCGAGGGAAAGGGACAGGGGAGTTGTTGCAATGGGATGATGTTCAGAAAATGAAGTATTCTTGGAATGTTGCATCTGAAGTCATGAGGCTATCACCACCTGTTGCTGGTGCTTACAGAGAAGCAACAGGGGATTTTACCTTTGCTGGCTATACCATTCCTAAGGGCTGGAAG TTGAACTGGACCACTTTCTCGACACACATGGATCCGGCACACTTTCCGAATCCCAAAGTTTTTGATGCATCGAGGTTTGAAGGGGAAGGTCCTGCACCCTATTCATATGTTCCATTTGGAGGAGGGCCTCGAATGTGTTTGGGACTAGAGTTTGCAAGGCTAGAGATACTTGTGTTCATGCATCACATTGTGAAACACTTCAAGTGGGATTTGGTGAATCCAAATGAGAAGTTTAAGTATGATCCCTTGCTTGAGCCAGAAAATGGACTTCCAATTCGGCTTCACCCTCGCCCTGTC ATTATGGAGGTGGTCAAATTTCTAGCATTCCCAGCAGCTTTGACACTCTGGTTCCTTTGTCTTCATTTCATCACGAAAATTGTCAAACTTAGAAAGCATCCAAATCTGCATGTTCCTCCTGGAAGCCTAGGATGGCCTGTTGTTGGAGAAACCTTCAGCTATTTGCACGCAGCTAAGGGCAGAAACACGGTGCGGTTCGtgtgagagagaatgggaaagtATGACTCAAGGGTGTTCAAGACTTCATTTCTTGGAGAACCTATGGCTGTGTTTTGCAGCCCGGCAGGGAACAAGTTCTTGTTTACCAATGAGAACAAGGATGTCCAGGGATGGATTCCATCCTCGGTAGCAAAGCTGTTAAGGTCCTCTGTGGTTAACAAGGTTGGTGAAGATGCAAAGATGGCTAGAAAGTTGCTCTTGAGCTTTCTTAGTGCAGAAGCACTCAGGAATTTTGTGCCAAAAATGGATACCATTGCTCAGCTCCACATAAACACTCATTGGCAAG GAAAGGAGCAGGTGGTTGTGT TCACAGTGCAGCTATACACATATGCATTGGCTGCTTGCTTATTTTTAAGTGAAGAAGAATCTATCCATGTGTCAAAGTTTTCATCAAAGCTTGATGAATTTGTGAAAGGCTTTGCTTGGTTCCCCGTCAACTTGCCCAGAACAAAATTTCGTCGATCCATGAAAGCTGCAGATGAAATAAGGGAAGAAATTAAAATGCGTATGAGGCAAAGCAGAGCTGATTTGGAGGAAAAAAAGCCATCACCTACCCAAGATCTTCTGTCACATTTGCTTGTCACACCTGATGCCAGTGGAAGATTCATGACTGAATCCGAGATTATTGACAACCTGC CACTGCTTTTCTCTGGCCACGACACTACTAGATCGGTTATATCATCTATCATGAAGTATCTTGGCGACCTGTCTGAAGTATATGAACAAGTTTTGAAAG AACAACTCGAAATTAGCAGAGGGAAAGGGACAGGGGAATTGTTACAATGGGAGGATGCTCAGAAAATGAAATACTCATGGAATGTTGCATCTGAGGTCATGAGGCTATCCCCTCCAGTGAATACTAATTTCAAAGAAGCAATAAGGGATTTTAACTATGCTGGCTATACCATTCCTAAAGGGTGGAAG CTGCGTTGGGCCACGTGTTCAACACACATGGATCCAGAATACTTCCCGAATCCGGAAGCTTTTGATGCATCAAGGTTTGAAGGGGAAGGTCCTACAGCCTATTCATATGTTCCATTTGGGGGAGGGCCTAGAATGTGTCTGGGAATAGAGCTTGCAAGGTTGGAGATACTTGTGTTCATGCATCACATTGTGAAACGGTTCAAGTGGGATTTGGTGAATCCTGATGAGAAGTTTAAGCATGATCCCTTGCTTGAGCCAGTAAAAGGACTTCCGGTTCGGCTACACCCTCGCCATGTCTAG
- the LOC107480502 gene encoding protein MET1, chloroplastic: MSLSSSSLYSSLTLPRTTHQVLYTKPKFLSSRNPSFSGVSYFSSNPLLSKPFFFVAKASSEVGSEASSAKSEGEGEQEDEEEEKYEEYEVELEQPYGIKFAKGRDGGTYIDAIAPGGAADRAGVFTVGDKVIATSAVFGTEIWPAAEYGRTMYTIRQRIGPLLMKMQKRYGKIDYGGELTEKEIIRAERNSGVISNRVREIQMQNYMRKKEQKGRRENDLREGLLLYKNGKYEEALEKFESVLGSKPEPEEAAVASYNVACCYSKLNQIQAALSSLEEALNAGFEDFKRIRNDPDLANVRASEEFDPLVKRFDESFINENAINAIKSLFGFGKK, translated from the exons ATGTCTTTGTCTTCGTCTTCTCTTTACTCTTCACTCACATTGCCAAGAACCACCCACCAAGTTCTTTACACCAAACCCAAGTTCCTTTCTTCCAGAAACCCCTCTTTCTCAGGTGTTTCTTACTTTTCCTCAAACCCCCTTTTGTCAAAGCCCTTCTTTTTTGTGGCTAAGGCATCATCTGAGGTTGGGTCAGAAGCATCATCAGCCAAGAGTGAAGGAGAAGGAGAACAAGAAGACGAAGAGGAGGAGAAATATGAGGAGTATGAAGTAGAGCTGGAGCAGCCATATGGAATCAAATTTGCAAAGGGAAGAGATGGTGGCACTTACATTGATGCTATTGCACCAGGTGGAGCTGCTGATAGGGCTGGTGTCTTCACTGTTGGTGATAAAGTTATTGCCACCAG TGCAGTTTTTGGGACTGAAATTTGGCCGGCCGCGGAGTATGGAAGGACAATGTACACAATTCGCCAAAGAATTGGCCCGTTGCTTATGAAAATGCAGAAGAGATATG GAAAGATTGATTATGGTGGTGAATTAACTGAGAAGGAGATTATCAGAGCTGAGAGGAACTCTGGTGTAATCAGTAACAGAGTCAGGGAAATTCAA ATGCAAAACTACATGAGGAAAAAGGAACAGAAAGGGCGCAGAGAAAATGATTTGAGAGAAGGATTACTGCTATACAA GAACGGCAAATATGAGGAAGCGCTGGAGAAATTCGAGTCTGTTTTGGGGTCTAAACCAGAACCCGAAGAAGCAGCAGTAGCAAGTTATAATGTAGCTTGTTGTTACTCTAAGCTAAACCAG ATTCAAGCTGCACTTTCTTCACTTGAAGAAGCATTGAATGCTGGATTTGAAGACTTCAAG AGAATCAGAAATGATCCTGACCTGGCCAATGTAAGAGCATCGGAGGAGTTCGATCCACTCGTGAAAAGATTCGATGAATCGTTTATCAATGAGAATGCCATCAATGCCATTAAATCTCTTTTTGGCTTTGGTAAGAAATAA